A genomic window from Silene latifolia isolate original U9 population chromosome Y, ASM4854445v1, whole genome shotgun sequence includes:
- the LOC141632728 gene encoding uncharacterized protein LOC141632728: MGELSSSRTMIHGFNLNGERAVGMIRVNLTMGDLSSDTLFHVMDGKTSFKLLLGRPWKHENGVVASTLHQCLKYYRGGERKIDEDAKPFSKVDSFFADAKFIEENGNSSEFLPTTICSTGKGGKMKLQVRLKKMMIRKKAGLGYESPAPVKIGARRKEATASSLHITVEEVEENEGEEKMHSSSVFDRISPPAEKCRSSIFTRLGRPSASTKHISVFARLGNQGESKVKVSTPSLRINKKGAIHESLGGPSKTVISQLGAPKKNSGKGRPLSTSATQNEEELRVSDNLRSAIPSRMKHMQVVNIIQHEPLKARRRVLVLTGQQKNAEELVPSSSRPCDTKKSNELKELNLGTIEDPRPIYVSALLTKEEEEEYYKLLVVYKDVFAWSYKEMPGLSLKIAVHRLAIKKGTSPKKQLQRRFRPELIANIVPVRKKNGQLCICVDFRDLNDACPKDDLPLPVTELMIDATTGHEALSFMDCTAGYNQIHVAPEDQEATGFRTPKGIFCYTVMPFGLKNVGVTYQRAMQKIFDDMLHKTIECYVDDVHQEVLGRAIFFGAPIPGRPLVLYIAAQERSLGAMSAQEIEDRKERALYYLSRTLVGAELNYAPIERICLALVFAIQKLRHYMQAHTIHVVSKADPIKYIFSRPILSGRLAKWAVKGQAIADFFVDHPVPAEWEISDDLPGEEIFYVDVLPPWQMYFDGAARQVGAGAGVVFVTPQNHLMPYAFTLTQLLKKEDLIPYHQQALQLLNQLDDIHVGHVPRSANKLVDALANLAATLALGAEESMKVPVCNRWVVSSLEGEENVDTTNMICVYTVDEDDWRQPIIDFLDHQKLPDDPRHKVELRRRAPKFIHYKGTLYRRSFSGQWLRCLSKDEATEAIHEAHSGICGAHQSGPKLHDHVKRMGYGVPQRITTDNGKQFFNHLMTSLGEKFKFNQYKSFMYNASANGLAEAFNKTLCNLLRKVVAKSKRDWHERIGEALWAYRTTYKTPTQASPYALVYGVEAVLPLELQIPSLRIAIQEGLTEDENDKLRLAELEALDEKRLEAQQKLQCYQARLSRAFNKKVRPRSFQVGELVLAVRRPIITSHKPVGKFTSKWDGPYVVQEVYTNGAYKIVDEDGVRVGPINGKFLKRYYS, translated from the exons ATGGGCGAACTCTCCAGTAGTCGAACAatgattcatggtttcaacttgaatgggGAGCGCGCAGTTGGCATGATCCGCGTGAACCTTACCATGGGTGATCTTTCTTCCGACACATTGTTCCATGTCATGGATGGCAAGACGTCGTTCAAACTATTGCTGGGACGACCTTGGAAGCACGAAAATGGAGTTGTCgcctcaaccctccatcaatgcTTGAAATATTATCGTGGTGGTGAAAGGAAGATAGACGAAGACGCCAAACCCTTCTCTAAGGTCGACTCTTTCTTCGCTGATGCAAAATTCATTGAAGAGAATGGTAATTCCAGTgagttcttgccaaccaccatctgtTCAACAGGAAAAGGAGGTAAGATGAAGTTGCAAGTCCGGCTAAAGAAAATGATGataagaaagaa ggccgggctcggatatgagtCTCCTGCGCCTGTGAAGATTGGTGCTCGTAGAAAAGAGGCTACTGCGTCTTCTCTGCACATCACGGTAGAAGAGGTCGAAGAAAATGAAGGAGAGGAAAAGATGCATTCATCTTCAGTCTTCGATCGAATAAGTCCACCTGCAGAGAAGTGTCGTTCTTCTATATTTACAAGGCTAGGGAGACCAAGTGCTTCAACCAAACACATTTCTGTATTTGCTAGGCTTGGCAATCAAGGAGAAAGTAAAGTCAAAGTGTCAACACCTTCGTTGCGCATAAACAAGAAGGGCGCAATACATGAAAGCTTGGGCGGTCCATCAAAAACAGTCATCAGTCAACTAGGGGCTCCCAAGAAGAATAGTGGcaagggtcgtcctctctcaacTTCCGCAACACAAAATGAAGAAGAATTAAGAGTAAGCGATAACTTGAGAAGCGCAATACCATCTCGCATGAAGCATATGCAAGTAGTGAATATCATCCAACATGAGCCACTCAAAGCAAGGAGGCGCGTACTAGTTCTTACTGGTCAGCAAAAGAATGCCGAAGAGCTTGTGCCTTCATCTTCACGTCCCTGTGATACAAAGAAGTCAA ATGAACTCAAGGAACTCAACTTGGGAACTATTGAAGATCCTCGGCCCATTTATGTCAGTGCTCTGCtgactaaggaagaagaagaggagtactACAAGTTGTTGGTCGTGTACAAGGATGTCTTCGCTTGGAGCTATAAGGAGATGCCTGGACTCAGCCTAAAAATTGCAGTTCATCGTCTAGCAATCAAGAAAGGCACCAGTCCCAAAAAGCAACTTCAACGTCGTTTCAGGCCGGAGCTT ATAGCAAACATTGTCCCAGTCAGAAAGAAGAATGGACAACTGTGCATATGTGTCGACTTCAGAGACCTTAATGATGCATGCCCGAAGGATGACTTACCTTTGCCAGTTACAGAGTTGATGATTGACGCAACCACTGGTCATGAAGCCCTCTCATTCATGGATTGTACTGCTGGTTATAATCAAATACATGTGGCACCTGAAGATCAAGAAGCAACAGGTTTTCGAACCCCAAAAGGGATCttttgctacacagtcatgccgtttggattgaagaatgTTGGCGTTACGTACCAACGCGCAATGCAAAAGATCTTTGATGACATGCTGCATAAAACAATAGAGTGTTATGTTGATGACGTG CATCAAGAAGTACTTGGCCGCGCCATCTTCTTTGGGGCACCAATTCCAGGAAGGCCACTTGTCCTCTACATTGCAGCACAAGAACGCTCACTAGGGGCAATGTCtgctcaagaaattgaagaccgcAAGGAGAGAGCACTCTACTACTTGAGTCGTACCTTGGTTGGAGCTGAGTTGAATTACGCGCCCATAGAGAGGATATGTCTTGCTTTGGTGTTCGCCATCCAGAAGTTGAGGCACTATATGCAGGCGCATACCATACATGTGGTCTCAAAAGCTGATCCAATCAAGTACATATTCTCAAGACCAATCTTGTCTGGAAGACTTGCGAAATGG GCTGTGAAAGGTCAAGCTATCGCCGACTTCTTTGTTGATCATCCAGTGCCAGCAGAGTGGGAAATTTCAGATGACCTCCCAGGAGAAGAAATTTTCTATGTGGACGTCCTACCTCCATGGCAAATGTACTTTGACGGTGCTGCAAGGCAAGTTGGAGCTGGAGCCGGAGTTGTAttcgtaactccacaaaatcatcttATGCCATATGCATTTACACTCACTCAGTTGT TGaaaaaggaagacttgattccCTACCATCAACAGGCATTACAACTGCTGAATCAACTTGACGACATCCATGTTGGTCATGTGCcaaggagtgccaataagttggTTGACGCGCTTGCTAATCTTGCAGCCACTTTGGCACTGGGGGCAGAAGAGTCTATGAAAGTCCCAGTCTGCAATCGTTGGGTAGTATCATCGCTTGAAGGAGAAGAAAATGTTGACACAACCAACATGATATGCGTCTACACAGTTGATGAAGATGACTGGCGTCAACCTATCATTGATTTTTTGGACCACCAAAAACTACCCGATGATCCCAGACACAAGGTAGAATTACGTCGACGTGCTCCAAAGTTCATTCACTATAAAGGGACACTCTACAGACGTTCTTTCTCTGGCCAATGGTTGAGGTGTCTAAGCAAGGACGAAGCTACTGAAGCAATACATGAAGCTCATTCTGGCATTTGTGGTGCTCATCAATCGGGGCCTAAACTTCATGATCATGTAAAGAGAATGGG ATACGGTGTACCTCAGCGTATCACAACTGACAATGGGAAACAATTCTTCAACCATTTGATGACAAGTCTGggagaaaaattcaagttcaaCCAGTACAAGTCATTCATGTACAATGCTTCTGCAAATGGTTTGGCTGAAGCCTTTAACAAGACCCTTTGCAATTTGTTGAGAAAAGTAGTAGCAAAGTCAAAGCGAGATTGGCATGAAAGGATTGGTGAGGCATTGTGGGCGTATCGTACCacatacaaaacacctactcaGGCAAGCCCGTATGCATTGGTGTATGGAGTAGAGGCCGTGTTGCCATTAGAATTGCAGATCCCTTCCTTGCGCATTGCCATTCAGGAAGGGCTCACAGAAGATGAAAATGACAAATTGCGTTTAGCAGAGTTAGAGGCTCTCGATGAAAAAAGATTAGAAGCTCAACAAAAACTCCAGTGCTATCAAGCAAGGTTGTCacgcgcattcaacaaaaaggtgcgcCCTCGTTCTTTCCAAGTAGGAGAGCTTGTCCTTGCGGTACGAAGACCAATCATCACCTCTCACAAGCCAGTTGGTAAATTCACCTCTAAGTGGGATGGTCCATACGTGGTACAGGAGGTCTACACGAATGGTGCTTACAAAATTGTGGATGAAGATGGCGTTCGTGTAGGCCCAATAAATGGGAAATTTCTGAAACGTTACTATTCTTAA
- the LOC141632729 gene encoding protein FAR-RED IMPAIRED RESPONSE 1-like encodes MIPSESDVNYKWLLRKLAAILDATGVASPAVFVTDRELGLISALEQVFPRAEHLLCRWHVNKAVNAKALTTFKTESMRKFVISNDEDGWFRVINSVTEESFQRAWQCFQRKWPQMVDYVRTTWGQHAGKFVLCYTNEVLHFGNTATSRVESAHSLLKAWLKSKHLTLDSMWSRIHGMLESQHSKIKK; translated from the coding sequence ATGATTCCTTCCGAGTCTGACGTGAATTACAAGTGGCTGTTGAGAAAGTTAGCTGCGATTTTAGATGCCACCGGAGTTGCGTCCCCTGCTGTATTTGTCACCGACCGGGAATTGGGTTTGATCAGCGCTCTTGAGCAAGTATTTCCCCGGGCTGAGCATTTGTTGTGTAGATGGCATGTGAACAAAGCCGTCAATGCAAAAGCCTTGACAACATTCAAAACTGAAAGTATGAGGAAATTTGTCATCTCAAATGATGAAGATGGTTGGTTTAGGGTGATCAATTCAGTTACCGAGGAATCGTTTCAGCGTGCGTGGCAGTGTTTCCAACGTAAGTGGCCACAAATGGTGGATTATGTACGGACAACTTGGGGTCAACACGCAGGGAAGTTCGTTTTATGCTATACAAACGAGGTCTTACATTTTGGTAACACGGCAACTTCCCGTGTTGAGTCAGCACATTCTCTATTGAAGGCTTGGTTGAAGTCAAAGCATCTCACACTTGACTCCATGTGGTCCCGTATCCACGGCATGCTTGAAAGTCAACACTCGAAGATTAAGAAATAA